GGCACCTCGGCTGCCCGAGGGCCGATCTGTTGCACCTTCTGATCAGCCACGGTTTTGCGCCCTTGAGCGCAGGGCTACCCGTTTTCGCAACCGGGGTGGCGATATTCACGGGGTTCCGGGGCGCCTGAGGACTCGCGTCTCAAAGCGGATTTTCCAGCTCGGCCGGCGTTGCGGCACGGGCTTCGAAAACGACCCCGTCCTGCAGGGTCACGCGCAGCGACTGGGCGTGCAGGAGATGGCGCTTCAGTTCGGCATCGGAACCGTAGAGGGCATCGCCGACGACCGGTGAACCCAGGTGCGCGAGAGTGGCGCGAATCTGATGGCGAACGCCCGTGATCAGCTCGACCTGCAGAAGCGAGCTGGTCGGATCTTCGCTGAGCACGCGGATTTCCGTGACCGCCGGGAGTCCGCCCGTTTCTACTACCCGCACGCGGGGTCCGCGGCCTTCGAGCCGTAGGCTGAGCTTGTCCGGACCGTCGTAACGCCCGTGGACGCGCGCCAGGTAGCGCTTCTGGACGCTGCGCTCTGCAAAGCGCGCGCGAACGGTCTGCCAGGTCTGCTCTTCCGTCGCGAACACCAGCACGCCAGAAGTGGCCGTATCGAGCCGGTGCACGAGCCCCGATTGCAGCCCGCCTTCGCCCACGCCTTGCATCTCGGGGTGCAGGGCGAGTACTCCGTTGAGCGCGGTATGGATTTCGTCGAAATCCAGCGGATGGCTGGGCAGGCCCGCCGGTTTGTCGATTGCCAGCAGTCCACCACTGCGAGCGATCACGCGCAATTGCAGATTGGGGTTGGGCGGAAGGCCGGCCTCGGGGTGTCGAAACGCCAGCACCTGGATGTGGTCGCCCGTGCGCACGATCGCTCCCTTGGCCGGGGCTCGCCCGTCCATCTGAATGCGCTCTTTGCCCAGCAGACGCCGCACATAGCCGCGCGAAATGCCCAACTCGCGCGCAACCAGCACGTCCAGGCGCAGGCCCGCATCCGCTGGCGCAACCAGGATCGAGGTGACCGGTTCCATAGACAGACATGATGCCATCCAGATCCCTCAATCGACTGCTCCAGCGCGCCAGCTTTGGTGCCCGGCCGGGACAGAGCGAGGCATTGGCGACGCGGGGCGCCGCAACCTGGCTCGAAGAGCAGCTTCAGCCTGGGGGGATTTCCGAGGCCGGGCTCGAAAAACGCCTCCGGGCCATCGCCGATGCGGAACTCGAGCCGGGAGATCGAGACGCGCCGATCGGCGACCGGACCGGAATGTCCGCAGACCGAGCTTCGGCCAAAAAGGCGCGCCGCGAGCGCGTGAAACGCATGACCCGGCATTCCGCTGCTGCGCGCATCGTGCGCGCGGTCCACGGCGAGCGACAATTGCAGGAGGTCATGGTCGACTTCTGGGCGAACCATTTCAGCGTGTTCGCCCGCAAGGGACCGATCGGTGCCTTGCTCGACGACTACGAACGGCGGGTTCTGCGTCCGCACGCGCTCGGTCGCTTCGAGGATCTCCTGATCGCGGTCGCACAGAGTCCGGCCATGCTCTTCTACCTGGACAACATTCGATCCGGAGTACCCCGCAAGGCGCGAGTCTCCAAGAGGGCTCCGAAGGGAATCAACGAGAACTACGCGCGCGAACTGCTCGAGCTGCACACGCTCGGCGTCGAGGCCGGCTACACGCAGAGCGACATCATCGAAGCTGCACGGGTACTCACGGGCTGGAATGTGCAGCGCCGCGGCACCGTGAGTTTCAAGTTCCGGAGTTTCCTGCACGACCGGGGCGACAAAAACGTACTGGGCGATCGCGTGCCGGGAAGCGGCGTCGAGCAGGGTCTGTGGCTCCTGCGCAGGCTCGCGCGTCACACGTCTACGGCTCGGCACATCTCGTTCAAACTGGTGCGTCGTTTCGTCGCCGACGATCCGCCCCCTGCTCTGGTCGAGCGCACCGCGCAGACCTTCATGGAGACCCGGGGGGATATCGCTTCGCTCTTGCGCACCATCCTGCACTCGCCCGAGTTTGCCGACCCTGCGAACCGCAAGCTCAAGACACCTCTGGAGTTCGTCGCCAGCGCGCTGCGGACGACAGGCGGTGAGACCGACGGTGGCAAACGCCTGCGCAAAGAACTGGCTCTGCTCGGCGAGTTGCCATTCATGGCGCGTACACCCCAGGGCTATCCGGACGAAGCTCAGGAGTGGATTGATCCTTCGTCCGTGCTAGCGCGGGTATCCCTGGCGTTCGGCCTCGGACGGGGTCTGGGCGGCACCCGGCTCGGTCCTACCCTCCCGAGCACCCTGAATGCGCCGCAATCCCCGGGTCTGGCCGGGGCCGAACGCATCGCACTGGCCGTTGCATCGCCGGAATTCCAATGGCAGTGACCCGTCGCGACTTTCTGCGCGACGGCACTCTCGGCCTCGCGGCCAGCGCCTGCGTGCCCATGTGGCTCTCGCGCCCCGCAGCGGCGGGAAAGATCGCCGAGCCTCTACTGGTCGTGCTCTTTCTGCGAGGTGCGGCAGATGCTTTGCACCTGGTGCCGCCCGTCGGTGATCCGGACTACACGAGACAGCGAGGCCAGCTTTCGATCGAGAACCCGCTTCCGTTCGCGCCGGGTTTCGCTCTGCACCCCGCACTCGCACCCCTGCAACCGCTGGTAGATGCGAAGCAACTCGCCGTGGTGCACGCCGTGGGATCTTCGGACACGTCTCGCTCTCACTTCGAGGCTCAGGACCTCATGGAAATGGCGTCCGGGAACACGCGATCACTTGCGCGCGGCGTACCCCTGGGCTGGCTGGCACGTGCTCTGCGCCGCGACGATCCGTCCGACCTGTTCTCGTCGCTTGCGCTGAGCCTGCGACCGCCGCTCTCCCTGCGCGGCGCAGAAGCGTTTGCCATGCCGCGACCCGAGAGTTTCGGCATCGGCGGCGCCAGCCGGATCGCGCAGCGCGCTCTCGAGGCGGCGTATGTGCGCGCAGGCGACGACCCGGTCGGGCTCGCCGGTACGCGTGCGTTTGCCGCGGTCGAGCGCGTGCGCGCAGCCTTCATTCACTCCCGTGCGCGGGCTCCAGGGACACGACCGGGTTCCAGGCAGTTCGTTCGCCTGGTCGAGGGACTGGGAGCGCTGGAACGAGCCCGGCTGGGAGTGCGTGCCGTGTTCTTCGAACTCGACGGCTGGGATACGCACGCGAACCAGGGCGGGGACACCGGCCAGATGGCACGCGCCATCGGGAATCTGGCATCGGGGCTGGCCCGGCTGTTCGAGTTGATGCAGGGGCGGCGTGACGTGATCGCCGTGGTCATGACCGAGTTCGGGCGCACCGTCGCACCCAATGGCAGCGGTGGAACCGATCACGGTCACGGCAGTGCAATGTTGGTGGCGGGGCCGCGTGTGCGCGGGGGCATTTTCGGCGACTGGCCGGGACTTGCGAAATCACGGCTCTACGAGGGCCGTGATCTCGCCATCACCAGCGATTATCGAAACGTGCTTCACGAGGTACTGAGCGCACACCTGGGTGAGAAACCTCCAGCCGATACCTTTCCCGGTTTTTCCGCTTCTCCTCTTGGGCTTCTGGCCTAGCAGGCTGCGGAAAAACCCATTCCTGTCGGCTCCATCCGGCCCGCGACCACAAGGTTCCGGCTATGATCTACCCTCAATTCTCGGGAGGTGTAGATGTCAGTGCTGGAGCAGATCGGAATGAGCGAGCAGGATCGCGTCGTGGTGATCCACGTCGATGATGTCGGCATGTCCCCGGCGGCGAATTCCGGTGCGCTGGTTGCACTCGAAGCAGCTGCGACCTGCGGCAGCATCATGGTGCCGTGTCCCGGTTTCGAAGAAGCGGCCAAGCTGGCGCGCGATCGACCCGATCTCGACCTCGGCGTCCACCTGACGCTCAACGCCGAGTACGAGAGCTATCGCTGGGGACCCGTGCATGACGATGTGCCGAGTCTGGTCTCGCCCGACGGCGGCATGTGGCGCACGACGGCGGAGACGGTCGAGCACGCGACGGCAGAGGATGTCGAACGCGAACTGCGCGCACAGATCGACACGGCTCTCGAAGCGGGTGTGGATGCGACACATATCGATAGCCATATGGGTACGGTTTTCGATGTGAAGTTTGCCGAGATCTACTTCAAGTTGGCACTCGACTACCGCCTGCCCGCATTCGTTCCAAGGGTCAACCGCGACAATCTGCCCGACAACCTGAAGGAGATGCTGGCCGACTATCTGGACATGATCGACAAATACGAGTCGTCTGGCATGCCGGTCTTCGACTACTTCGATGCGAACTCATTGAGCTTTGAACCGGGGACGGGTGTAAAGCACAATGCAGCGCGACTCGAAGGCCTGGGCGCCGGGCTCTCCTATCTGATCACGCATTGCGCGCTCGGCAACCAGGAACTGCAGTCGATCACGCACGACTGGCGACAACGTGACGAGGAGCGAAAGATCTACTCCGACGGCAGTATGGCGGCGGTGCTCGAGACGGGGGGGGTCAAGCCGATCGGAATGCGCGAGTTGCGCGATTCGCTATAGGCGCCTGGCAAGCTGCGGAAGACTCCATTCCCGTCGTCACGCGGCGTCTTTCATCCGCGCTCTTCGTTGCTGAAACTCGCTGTAGAGGCACTACAGCTGCGCCTCAGCGCCTCGAGCGCGAACGAAATCCACTCGCGTGTCTCGGGCCAGGGTTCTTCCGCAGCCTGCTAGTCGAAGATGACGGTCATTCCGCTCTTTTCGAGGGCGGAAAGGATGTGTATCGGATTGATGGCTTCGCGCAGTGCGAGCAGGCCACTGGGTAGCTCACCCGCGAGCCTCGCTGCGACCACCGTCCTGGCGAT
The sequence above is drawn from the bacterium genome and encodes:
- a CDS encoding RluA family pseudouridine synthase, encoding MASCLSMEPVTSILVAPADAGLRLDVLVARELGISRGYVRRLLGKERIQMDGRAPAKGAIVRTGDHIQVLAFRHPEAGLPPNPNLQLRVIARSGGLLAIDKPAGLPSHPLDFDEIHTALNGVLALHPEMQGVGEGGLQSGLVHRLDTATSGVLVFATEEQTWQTVRARFAERSVQKRYLARVHGRYDGPDKLSLRLEGRGPRVRVVETGGLPAVTEIRVLSEDPTSSLLQVELITGVRHQIRATLAHLGSPVVGDALYGSDAELKRHLLHAQSLRVTLQDGVVFEARAATPAELENPL
- a CDS encoding DUF1800 domain-containing protein, translated to MMPSRSLNRLLQRASFGARPGQSEALATRGAATWLEEQLQPGGISEAGLEKRLRAIADAELEPGDRDAPIGDRTGMSADRASAKKARRERVKRMTRHSAAARIVRAVHGERQLQEVMVDFWANHFSVFARKGPIGALLDDYERRVLRPHALGRFEDLLIAVAQSPAMLFYLDNIRSGVPRKARVSKRAPKGINENYARELLELHTLGVEAGYTQSDIIEAARVLTGWNVQRRGTVSFKFRSFLHDRGDKNVLGDRVPGSGVEQGLWLLRRLARHTSTARHISFKLVRRFVADDPPPALVERTAQTFMETRGDIASLLRTILHSPEFADPANRKLKTPLEFVASALRTTGGETDGGKRLRKELALLGELPFMARTPQGYPDEAQEWIDPSSVLARVSLAFGLGRGLGGTRLGPTLPSTLNAPQSPGLAGAERIALAVASPEFQWQ
- a CDS encoding DUF1501 domain-containing protein; this translates as MAVTRRDFLRDGTLGLAASACVPMWLSRPAAAGKIAEPLLVVLFLRGAADALHLVPPVGDPDYTRQRGQLSIENPLPFAPGFALHPALAPLQPLVDAKQLAVVHAVGSSDTSRSHFEAQDLMEMASGNTRSLARGVPLGWLARALRRDDPSDLFSSLALSLRPPLSLRGAEAFAMPRPESFGIGGASRIAQRALEAAYVRAGDDPVGLAGTRAFAAVERVRAAFIHSRARAPGTRPGSRQFVRLVEGLGALERARLGVRAVFFELDGWDTHANQGGDTGQMARAIGNLASGLARLFELMQGRRDVIAVVMTEFGRTVAPNGSGGTDHGHGSAMLVAGPRVRGGIFGDWPGLAKSRLYEGRDLAITSDYRNVLHEVLSAHLGEKPPADTFPGFSASPLGLLA
- a CDS encoding ChbG/HpnK family deacetylase — encoded protein: MSVLEQIGMSEQDRVVVIHVDDVGMSPAANSGALVALEAAATCGSIMVPCPGFEEAAKLARDRPDLDLGVHLTLNAEYESYRWGPVHDDVPSLVSPDGGMWRTTAETVEHATAEDVERELRAQIDTALEAGVDATHIDSHMGTVFDVKFAEIYFKLALDYRLPAFVPRVNRDNLPDNLKEMLADYLDMIDKYESSGMPVFDYFDANSLSFEPGTGVKHNAARLEGLGAGLSYLITHCALGNQELQSITHDWRQRDEERKIYSDGSMAAVLETGGVKPIGMRELRDSL